The following DNA comes from Mugil cephalus isolate CIBA_MC_2020 chromosome 6, CIBA_Mcephalus_1.1, whole genome shotgun sequence.
TGCCCTAATTTAAAAGACATAACGGTTGCTAGCGTAAACCGTTGAAATCCATTTGTTTAGGGGAGAGGCGATGAAACGAGAGGCACGATTAAGTTAGCGTTAGCCAGCTAACGTGTTATATAATAGTTGCAATACTCGTTAAGTTGGTTTAACTTCCAAAACCAGAATGGTTTGCATTGATTAAATTGAGCAGAGTTGGGGTTTTTTAAGACGTGTAAGAGGTAAACTTAAGTGCGTAGTTACTTTCGCTCTCGTTGAACTCTGATGGCGCCCGCTAAAATTAAATGCTGCACTTCTTTTTGTTGCCAGTGAGGTGCGCTGTTGCGTCTCAGTAGACTCTCCCTGAAAGCACCGGGACAAAGATGCCAGGTCTACAGGGTGACCACACCATGGTGGGACTGGGGAGTCCCGTGAGGAAGAATAAACTGTCTCTGAAGTTCTTCCACAAGAAGGAGACCAAACGGGCTCTGGATTTCTCTGAACCTCTCACAGATGAGCCCAAAAAAGCAGCTGAGCCAGAGGAGCCCGAGGCCAGGTACGTGTATGATGACAGTGACGGGTTTATTATAGGGCCACACAAAGTTCAAAATACTGCTTTTTTTTGCCACATCTCTTTACGTAAGATTGCAGAACTAAAAATTCTTTTTAAACTAGACAGAGAtaatctttatttacatttgaaattcATTCATGAGGTACTTTTGACCAAGTAACCTGAAACAAGATAttcagacaggaagtgtttatttaaagtAGCAGATCTCGATCACAACAATCAGACAAGCAACTGATGCGATTGCTGATTGTAATTTCTCTAATGCATCATGTAGCGGCTGTGATCAGGTGGTCCCTGGTCCTCGTCCCTGCCCAGGCTCGCCTGGCCTCCTGCTGCCGtgtgaaaagagagagaatctGGTGCCATTTGTGGGATTCAACAACCTGGGCAACACTTGCTATTTGAACAGTATCTTACAGGTGAGGATTTGCAACCACACACAAAGTGGGCTCATATGTTTGGATGTAGCACACATAGCAGTCCAGAAATCTGAGACCATTCATGACCATTCAAGGTGCTCACATAAGTGTCCCTTACACTGGagtaatttctttaaatttaacttAAACGTATCCAATAGaaggaaacaaagcaaacaaattcTCACCTCCAATCTCTTGAAATTTCATTGCTTTTCTCAAATTAGTGCAGAATCTTATTTTCCCCGTTTGATTTTTACATTTgaaccttttgtctttttaatatttaatttatctggATCATCAAATTCCATATTTCAATGTGGTATGAGACTATACATGAGTATAGGTTTGTGCATGTAGCATTCATGCATAAATCTTTTTTATAAAGGGTAATGCTTCATGTATAAGGTGTAAATGGGGTAGTCAGTAGGCctgggcggtataccggttcataccaaataccggTATTTGTTTTTCGtcatgatatttatttttaatataccggcataccggtgtatttgattacacagcgttcggaACGGTGCACAGTGAGACACTGTTTACACCCgcaccattttcagtgtagcactTGTAAACATGCATGGtgcgtcactgtgaggcgtggtgaagaaaTTAATTTTGCAGCACAGGCACAGACAATTTTGCAGGCATCTCTGtggttgccaggtgaaatagaaGCGCCACGCCTACCACAAATATGAATATGCACTCATTGAAGAAGAATCTGGTAATCACGACATCACTTAatgtattattactattatggttggttatctttaaacagccccctcccacctccagtaaaaaaaaaaaaatgaattcccaactaaattcaaaacttgagagacctgatttaaatatgaataaatatgtcgaaataaatgaaaacaacctCTAAATGTCCACAGATTTCATCTTAGAATAGGTTGTGAACTTGtaattattcatgaaaaaataccatgaaaaatactgtggtatagatttttggtcataccgtcCAGCTCTGGATGTCAGATAATGGTTAAGAgccagataaagaaaaaaagtttagttttgCATAGAAACTgcaatttaacatttacaccAAATAAGTTTTTAGTATGTGTCATGTAATATGTCTAATCATATTTTTCCTTTGTTACTAAATTGACTGAGTGTGTTTTGTATTGGGGACAAATATGTGTCTCAAACAAGTGTCTTCTGTTGGAACAGCTAAAGTCTGGAGATAAGTGGACAGTCCACAGTGTTTAGTGTTTTCCTGACTGTGACAAACTATGTGTCCAGTTCTGTGGCTTATCTCTGGCGGCAGTGTTTTGGGTGCAAACAGACCGACACTTGAGGTTTTATCACACATTCTGGCTCCTGTACCGTCTCCTCTGTAACACCTGTTTAAACACGGCTCCCAAAGCTTTCAGGTCCCGTTTCATCCTTTTGTTTCGGAATAAGAAACACAAGATCTGTACGGACCACTCTTCCTTCAGGCCCCTAGTTACACAAAACGATAACCTCTCATGCTGCGTGAGGGCAGGACACGTTTCAGTGTCTTATTTCATCATTACATCTATTTTTACTGCGGCCAGTGTTGGCATTATACGGGTTGTTTGCAAGTTTTGAAAAAGGCCTTGACATCATTTTACCAAAAAGATGaatgggtttaaatgttttttctagTCTGTCGTGTAAAACCATTAATTCTAAAAGATTTGACTTAAGTAAAGGTTGGTTTGAAATgcctggtgtgtttgtgtgttggttggAAGTACTGACAAAAGTATGACAGTGAGTTTATGCATTGGCTAAGTAATTGTGGACTGTGTTCGCTCGGttggttttctgtctttgaTAATTTATCCAGTATGGTTTTGACATGGATATTAAATTGTTGTCGTGTTATAGACGTAAATATCcccaaaaaggaaaataaagttCTTAAAAGTCAGTCATGAAGAGGTTTTCAGCTCTCCATGCTGGGGGATAAGtggtgaataaatacatttttaatcataTAGTTAAGACTATGATTAACATTGTGTCTTCTGATCTCACTGCTTCTTTAGGTGCTGTACTACTGCCCAGGATTCAGAGAAGGAATCAAGAAGCTGTACAACTTGtctaaaacaaaagacaaaccaAAGGAAGAGGCCGATAAAAGCGAAGAGGTTGgttcaagacatttttattctacAATTTAGCTTAAGAAATTCCCACAAAGAAGTCGCCACTAATCAAGAAGGTCGTTACACAATCTAGTGCGATCAAAACCATATATGAAGGTGTAATTCTTCTCCTCTTTACGTGCTCAGCCGTCAGAAGATGCGTCTGAGGATGCGCCGCCGCACATCGAGCTCCTCAGCAGCTTCAACCATCTGATCTCTTCAGTGGAGCTGCTTCAGTCCAGCTTCCTGCTCAGCCCCGATGGCTTCAGCGAAGGAGAACTGGCCACGCCGCCTCGTAAAATGCTGCACACGCTCCGGTAACAACCGATACTGAATCCACACATTCAGAATGAAAAGATGCTTGTTTCTACCTAAAACGATGAACGATGTAGGACAAAACTGTCTTTTTCTGGTTGGTATTCATAGCGAAAATGACATGaatacctttatttatttatttcttcattgaTTTCATCTATTAAAAAGTAACTAATGTTGATTAAACGTCTGCCAAACCCATGCTGTTTGGTTACATTCGAACCTGTCGGGACTTGATTAGTTCCTTAACAAACTGATAAAGTGTTAAAAATTGTAATTTTTCCGTCCGTTAACTAATTTTTAaccttgtttttgtgttgcaggCAGCTGAACCCCATGTATGAAGGCTATCTCCAGCATGACGCCCAGGAAGTCCTGCAGTGCATCCTGGGATATGTCCAAGAGGCCTGCGACACCATCAGGAAGGAGCGAGAGTCCGAAAAGGAGGAGGGCGACAACGACGTGGCGGAAGTCAAAATGGAGAACGGCAGCTCTGAGACAGAATCCAAACCCCCGACAGAAGAGGACGGCCTAGTGAGCGGCAAGAGGAAGAGCGACACCGAGGTGGGAAACGCCAAGAAGAAGCCAAAGTCTGTGAAGTCTAAGAAAGCCGAGGCTGTGGAGGAAGACCTCGGCAGAAGTAAACCCTTCACCCGCTCCAAACGGAAGTCCTCCAGCGACATCTCGGCCGACAGCGCCCAGAGTAAAgacggagaagaggaggaggggacgaAGAAACAGAATAAGGACGGAGGGTGCGAGCAAGAGGGGAGCGGCGAGAAAGCATCCAACGAGGCGGacgggaagaggaagaagaggacgaggCTGAGCTGGCTGAAGCCGTCCGGGAAACAGCCGAGCATTTTCTCCAAGTTCCGCAGCGTGGGGAAGATCAGCTCCTCGACTGTGAAGAGCAAGAACAAAGCGGAGCAGGAAAACGAAGTGATGGACGAGAACGAGAAGGTCGGACAAGAGCCGTCACCTCAGAGCACAGCTGAAGACAAGAAGGCGGTGAAACATCAAGGTATGGGATGATTACTGAGGGCAGGAAGAGGCGGCAGACAAAGGAAAGGGATCATTCTTTAATATAAGATGTACAACTAGGAGAACATATGTTTTTCCAGCTGGAGGGAATCAAACAGATAAAACTTAAAAAGCCCtaaagtctaaaatttgataatcttaatttaaggccttaaaaactCTAATACAAGCATATTACATTTAGTCATGACTTCCTTTGCAGTATGACCCCTTCTAacctattatgtttctgttcctcattagtagAGATCCTTATCTTACATGCTTAGTGCAGGTCTTAAATTTGACATGTAGCAGTTAAAATGGTCTTAAAAcatcttaaatttaacccatagtGGACTTAAAAGGgtcttaaaatgtctaaaatgtaACCTGTAATGGTCTTAAAAGAGtcttaaaacatattaaatttaACCCTTAGTGGACTTAAATGGgtcttaaaatgtcttaaatttaacctATATTGGtcttaaaagaaaagatgagatgagatggtcTTAAAAGGGTCTTAAGATGTCTTGTCTGAATCTGCAGAAACCCTAAATATGTCAATTTTGGAAGGAGAAAAACGTCATTTAGTTGTATCTATTGCTTTATTGGTTAATTGCAGTGAATCACCCCGTTTGTTTCTGTCCGGTTCAGATGGTCTCGACCTGATGGAGCACTTGTTCCAGGGCCAGCTGGTCCTGAGGACTCGCTGTCTGGAGTGTGAGAGCTTCACGGAGCGGAGGGAGGACTTCCAGGACATCAGCGTCCCGGTGCTGGATGACCAGCCCAGCAGCCCGGACGACCTCT
Coding sequences within:
- the usp1 gene encoding ubiquitin carboxyl-terminal hydrolase 1, whose translation is MPGLQGDHTMVGLGSPVRKNKLSLKFFHKKETKRALDFSEPLTDEPKKAAEPEEPEASGCDQVVPGPRPCPGSPGLLLPCEKRENLVPFVGFNNLGNTCYLNSILQVLYYCPGFREGIKKLYNLSKTKDKPKEEADKSEEPSEDASEDAPPHIELLSSFNHLISSVELLQSSFLLSPDGFSEGELATPPRKMLHTLRQLNPMYEGYLQHDAQEVLQCILGYVQEACDTIRKERESEKEEGDNDVAEVKMENGSSETESKPPTEEDGLVSGKRKSDTEVGNAKKKPKSVKSKKAEAVEEDLGRSKPFTRSKRKSSSDISADSAQSKDGEEEEGTKKQNKDGGCEQEGSGEKASNEADGKRKKRTRLSWLKPSGKQPSIFSKFRSVGKISSSTVKSKNKAEQENEVMDENEKVGQEPSPQSTAEDKKAVKHQDGLDLMEHLFQGQLVLRTRCLECESFTERREDFQDISVPVLDDQPSSPDDLSQISPDPKPELKTLKWAIGQFASVERIVGEDKYFCETCHHYTEAERSLLFDKTPKVITIHLKRFSANSLDLDPYAGLSKVNTPLQTPLTLSLEEWCTRPSTKGQHYQLFAVVMHSGVTISSGHYTAYVRVSDLKDVKVLLRGGEGAKEEEEERKESKEAPKAKEEALEYDDGEVSFSLSTRGQRRLASKSGNKKLSEGGVGLLGGQRSFSSLNIGSKQTEKAAAAEGSKRRKTINGLSQKAELKKEAESVEEASMASCGGGGVEATEQQALNTLLEYEGKWLLFDDSEVRLFEEEDFLRACSPETCSSSTPYLLFYRKMPEPGH